The Candidatus Sysuiplasma jiujiangense genome includes the window AGGGCATTAATCCTGTAATGAAACCGCCGGAATTAATGCAACGGAATTGTGATATTGTGCCAGAAAGTTCTTCGAATGGAGTTACCGAGAAGAGAAAAGGGGAGCATATCGATATTGTGATGAACGAAAAAGTCCGCGCGAACTTCAATTACTGGGATGATATAACCCTCGTGCACAATTCGCTCCCTGAGATGGACTTCGATTCCATATCGCTGGAAACAAGATTCATGGGTGCAAGGATCGCGGCACCCATAATAATCTCGGGCATGACTGGCGGGTTTGACAGGGCGCTTAAGATCAACAGAAATCTTGCCGAGGCCGCTTCGGAGCTGCGCATACCGATGGGTGTGGGCAGCCAGAGAGCAGCAATAGAGAACAGCGACCTGGAGAGAACATACAGCGTTGTGTCGGACTATGACATACCTCTGGTCATTGCAAACATCGGTGCTCCGCAGCTCGTGCGACAGTCAGGGAAGAGGGCATACGGCCTCGAGGACGCCAGGAAGGCCATGAAAATGATAGATGCAGATCTGCTTGCAATTCACCTGAATTACCTGCAGGAGGTTGTCCAGCCGGAGGGGGACAGGGCAGCTAAGGGTGTCCTCAGGGCGATACGGGAGATAGCCGGCGAGGTGCCGGTGATGGCGAAGGAGACTGGCGGCGGAATAAGCCGTAAGGTTGCATTGAAACTCAAAGGGGCCGGTGTTGCCGCAATCGATGTCGGCGGTCTCGGAGGAACAAGCTGGTCTGCAGTCGAATATCACAGAGCCAGACGCAAGGGAAACGCGCTTGGAGAGAAACTGGGCAGTGTGTTCTGGAATTGGGGGATACCGACCCCAGTTTCCGTCATCCAGTCCAGCGTGGGACTGCCGGTAGTGGCAACTGGTGGTATCAGGAATGGGCTTGACGCAGCAAAAGCTATTTGCATCGGGGCGTCTTGTGCTGGACTGGCGGGAGCGCTGATAGGGCCTGCGACCGAAGGGAGGAGGGCAGTAATGAATACACTTTCGGGCATATTGGAAGAGCTGAAAGTCGCGATGTTCCTGACCGGTGCCAGAGATGTGAAGAGGATGGCAGGAAAGGGCTGCCTGCTAAGCGGCAGAACATGGGAGTGGATTTCGTCCACGGCCCAATGAAAGTTACTGAAAATATCGGAAGCGGAAGTAGATAAAATGAGTTTGAT containing:
- the fni gene encoding type 2 isopentenyl-diphosphate Delta-isomerase gives rise to the protein MQRNCDIVPESSSNGVTEKRKGEHIDIVMNEKVRANFNYWDDITLVHNSLPEMDFDSISLETRFMGARIAAPIIISGMTGGFDRALKINRNLAEAASELRIPMGVGSQRAAIENSDLERTYSVVSDYDIPLVIANIGAPQLVRQSGKRAYGLEDARKAMKMIDADLLAIHLNYLQEVVQPEGDRAAKGVLRAIREIAGEVPVMAKETGGGISRKVALKLKGAGVAAIDVGGLGGTSWSAVEYHRARRKGNALGEKLGSVFWNWGIPTPVSVIQSSVGLPVVATGGIRNGLDAAKAICIGASCAGLAGALIGPATEGRRAVMNTLSGILEELKVAMFLTGARDVKRMAGKGCLLSGRTWEWISSTAQ